One Natrinema longum genomic window, CGTCGAGCGAAACGCGTTCCATACGCAGTTCCGACGGGGGCGACCGACATAATTCCGCGGATATCGGCGGCTGCAGCCACACTCGGTCGATCGTCTCGTGGGTTCGGTCCGCATCACGTTTCGAAACAAACATCAACTTTCTATGACTATGGCGTCGTATGAATCCGTACGCCATCCTCACCGGAGCGATCCTCTCCGAGCTGTTGGGAACGACGGCGCTCAAACTCTCCGAGGGCTTCTCGCGGCCACTCCCCAGTCTCGGCGTTCTCGTCGGCTACGGCCTCGCGTTCTACCTCCTCTCGCTTACCCTCGAGGAGTTGCCGGTCGGCATCGTCTACGCGACGTGGGCCGCACTCGGTATCGTCGGCATCGTGTCGGTCGGGGTGGTGGCGTTCGACGAACGGCTCGATGGAGCGGCCGTCATCGGCGTCGGCCTCATCCTCGCGGGCGTCTACTGTCTGAACATCGTCTCCGACGTCTCCGCGCACTGACCGTCCCGGTTTCTCGGCGGCGATACTCGCGGGACGGTCGTCGACGGAACCGACCAGTTTCACTCCGCGTGCCGAACGTTGAACTATCCCGAGGGACCACTCCGAGACATGTACGCCGTCGTCGGCTGTAGCGAGTGTTCGAACCTCTGGATCATCGAGGGCCGATCGGAGACGACCCAGTGTCCCCGCTGTGGCTCACGCCGGGCCTACGAGAAGCGCAAGAAATTCGTCGAGACCGACGACGTCGCCCACGCTCGCGACGTGCGCGCATCGATGCTCGCGAACCGGCAGGGCGAGGGCGAGGCCTTCGCCGAACTCGATTCCTTCCGTGCCCTCGAGGACGACGTGGCCGACGGCGTCGTCGACGACGACGAGTACCTCGAGGAAGCCGGACTGGACGTCGACGAGATCGACGCGGCCGGTGACCGGGATCCGCGCGGGCCCACCCGGAGTGGCAGTAAGAAAGAGATCGTCGAGCGCGCACTCGAGCGCCTCGAGGAACCGACCGAAGCCGACGTCGTCGACTACGCCGCCGAACGTGGGGTCGGGGCCGACTCCGTCAGAACGATACTCGAGAAGCTCACGCGACGCGGCGTCGTCAGCGAGAGTCGCGGACGGTACCGACTGCTCTGAGTCGCGGACAGTACCGACGGCGTTGCGGTCACCCGGCTGCTCTCGACCGGGCTGTTTCGACTGCATCGACTGGATCGTCGTTGCTGTTCGGATCGGTCGCTCGGGGAAGTTCCACGACGAAAACCGTGCCCCGAGGGTCGTTGTCCTCGATCCGTGCCGTCCCGCCGTAGCCGTCGATCAGGGTGCCGACCAGCGAGAGCCCACCCGTGGATCCGTCCGCGCTTGTCTCGAAGATCGCTCCCTTCCGTGCGTCGGGAATCCCCGGTCCGTTATCCCGGACGGACAGTCGGACCGTCTCCGATGCGACCGTCACCTCGACGTGGATCCGTGGCTCGTCGGCATCGTTGTGTTCGGCGGCGTTTTCGAGGACGTTGTCGACGACCGATCGCAGTCCGGGGTTGGCGGTGACGCAGGCCCGCTCGGGGAGGTCGGTCGTTACGTCCACCTCGAACGTCTCGTCGACTCGAGTGGCCATCTCGGCGGTGATCGCCGCGAGATCGATCGGCTCGAAGTCCGGATCGCCGATCAGAACGTCCGCGATCGCTTCCGTCGTTTCGATACGGGTGAGCGCCTCGGCGGTCTTCTCGAGGATGACTGTTGGGTCGTCGGCATCCGGTTCGGGAGCCGTCGCCATCGAGTCGGCGTAGCCCTGGATTACGTTCAGGTCGTTGCGCAGATCGTGACGGATGAGGGTATTGACGAACACGAACGCGTCGGTCACCCTTTCCGCCTGCCGGGCATCCGCCCGCGCTCGAGCGTTGTAGTAGCCGGCGACGCTGCCCGCGATGGCCCCTGCTTCGACTGCGACCAGCAGCGGGAAGACGGGTTCGGCGATGGTCCGCCCCTCGAGCGTCCGTACGAGGACCGTGGCACCCATGACGGCCCCGATCAGGACGGCTCCGGCGAGACACCAGAGCCACACGGTCCACCGGCCATCGGTCGAGAGATCGCTATCGGAAAGCCGGTACCCGACGAAGACGAGGCCCAGTGCCGGGGCCCCATCGAGAACCACTGCGAGGATCGGCCCCATCCCGTCGTGGGTGGAAAACTCGGTCGCGTGGTGCCCCACCGCGAGCAAAAACAGCGCCGTTCCGAACGCGCCAACGAGGCGGGCGGCGTTCGTCCGGAGCCAGCGCTGAGCCATGGAAATAGTATGTTCTCATTACGCTTATGAGTTCTGGCAGATTGACTGTTGGGCCCCCTTGTACCTGCCGAATAAAGTGCTCTCGAAGCAACCAGTTCTATCCGAACAAATATTGGATATATGATTACTACTGGTGGAGTTAATCTATTGACGGCCGGCGTTCCCCGGAGCGCGTCCGTAATGGGATAGCCTGCCTCTGAACCCGACTCCTACCGCCCCAGATCCTCGTGGGCGCTCGCGAGGTGTCGCGAGGACAGCGCACCGAGCAGGGAGAGTTCGCCGGCGAGCGCGCCGACGGCGATGATCTCGGCGAGTGCGTCGGCGTTGGACCCCGGCGGATCGCCCCCGCCGCGGAGACCGAGGATCTCGAGCGCTTCGGACTGCGTCGACAGCGTCGTCCCGCCACCGACGGTGCCGACCTCGAGGGAGGCAAGCGAGACGCTGGCGTAGAGGTCGGTGGAGCCGTCCTCGCGCTCGCGAGCGTCCATCGTCGTGATCGTGTTGGCCGCTTCGACGACCTGGGCCTCGTCCTGTCCGGTCGCGAGGAAGGCCGCGCCGACCACGTTGGCTGCGTGGGCGTTGAACCCCAGACTGCCCGCCTTGGCGCTGCCGATCAGGTTCTTTCGGGTGTTGGCCTCGGCGATGGCGTCGGCGGTCGTGTGGAGTCGCTCCTCGAGGAGGTCGCCGGGGATCACGGCGTCGGCGGTGACAGAGCGGCCCCGTCCCTCGACGGCGTTGACGGCCGCGGGTTTCTTGTCCGAACAGAGGTTGCCCGAGAGCGCCACGAGCGAGGCAGGGGTTTCAGCCTCGACGAGTTCGCAGGCCTCGCCGGTCGCGATCGTCGCCATGTTCATCCCCATCGCGTCCTTGGTGTCGTAGGCAAACCGGAGGTAGACCGAGTCGCCGACGACATAGGGCTCGATGTCGAGCAGTTCGCCGTGGCTCGTCGTCGATTCGGCGGCCTCGCGCAGGGCCTCGAAGTTCGCTTCGACCCACTCGACGGTCTCGGCGGCCTCGACGACGCCCCCAACCCGAAAGACCGGCGCTCGAGTCATCCCGTTTTTCGTGACGCGGGCGTCGGCTCCGCCGGCCGCGCCGATTACCGAGAGCCCGCGGTTGACCGACGCCAGGAGCGCGCCTTCGGTCGTCGCGAGCGGCAGGTAGTGTTCGCCGTCGGCCGCGCCGCCGTCGTTCGCGGAACTCGGGGAGTTCTGCGAGGTCGGTGAGGTCCCCTCGCCGTTGACGGGGACGGGACCGACGACGCCCATCGGTACCTGTGCCGCGCCGATCATGTTCTCGATGTTCGGATCCGCCTGCTCGGCGGGGAAGGCGTACTCCCCGATCGCTTCGAGCTCCGTTCCCGTTTCCCGTTCGATGAACAGTCGGCGAGCCCGGGCCGCGGTGTCGTAGTCGGCGTGATCCTCGAGTTCGTGAATGCGGAGGTCGCCCTCGCGCACCCGTTCGGCGAGTTCCTCGGGGTCTGTCATGGATGGGCCAAGAGGGTGGTGGGCCCTAACAGTTGCTGATCGTCGTGGCTCGAGCGCGGTCGACCGGGTTCGAGAGCGTCACCGACTGGACCCGCTCCGTGGTTCCGCTGCCGTCGCGTCCCGATCGCCCGCGCCGAGTTCGGAGCCGTTCCGAGACATCGTGCCCGAAACCGGGATCGCGTCGGTCACGCACCGATACTGCGACCCGACTACGAGAGACCGATCACGGGGCCGTCGCTGGCGGCGCGGTAGTCCGCGAGGACTTCATAACAGAGCAGTCCGAGGAGCGAGGCGGTGCCGATCGTCGCGATCAGGAGATTGTAAAGGCCGTCGGCGTCGGCGGCGAACGCGACCGCAAACGTGGCCGTGGCGACCGCGACGAACCGGAGCCTGCTTCGTGGGGACAGCCCGCCGTCCGTGACCGCGAGATACAGCTGGGGGAGTGCGACGGCGACGCCGGCAAACAGGAGAAACGACAGCAACGGCCGCTCGGTCAGCGCGATCCCGAACTGGCGATCGACGACGCTCGAGCCGGCGTGCGCGAGGACGAACAGGAGCAACGAGCCGAACACGATGCGGCTTTCGCGATCGATCATAGGAGGACAGTCCACGAACGGCTACGTCAACCTTGTGCCCGGATCGCGTTTGTAGGCCGGCGTTACGTCCGTATTTCGGCGTTTGGCGTTCCTTACACTCGAGCTGCCACTCGCCGAGGCGCGTCCAACCGATCCGTTCTCGGTCCCAATTCTTTTGCTACTCGACCGCGGGCTCACTCCCATGACGGAGGCCGCCGATCGCTTGCTGATCGACGCGGAGGTCCATACGCTCACCGAACCCGACAGCGTCCACGAGGCAGTCGCGATCCGCGATGGCGAAATCGTCCGGCTCGGAGCCACGGACGAACTCGAGTTCCTCGCGGGAGTCGAAACCGACGTGATCGACTGCGGCGGTCGCGTCGTTCTGCCGGGGTTCATCGACGCGCACACGCACATGGAGCAACTGGGACAGCACCTGGTCCACGCGGACCTCTCGACCGCCGCCTCCGCCGGGGAGTGTGTCGATCTGCTTCGGGCAGACGCGGACGACGACCCCGATCGCGAATGGGTCCTCGGGTTCGGCTACGACGAGAGCGAGTGGTCGGCGGCGGATTCGACGCCGCTCACGCGGACGGAACTCGACCGCGTCAGCGAGGAGCGGCCGGTCGTCGCGATGCGAGTGGACCTGCATACCGCGTCGCTGAACACGGTCGCTCTCGAGCGCCTCGCGGACGACCTTCCCGACGCCGACCTTCGACACGAGGACGGCGAGCCGACCGGCGTCGCCGTCGAGGATGCGGCCACGGTGGTCAGAGAGCGGCTCACGGCCGACTGCGAGGAGATGCGAACGCTTCTCGCAGCGGCGACGGCGGACGCGGTCGAACGCGGTGTTACCGGCGTCCACGACAAGGTTCGTGGCTCCGTCGCCCCGCGCGTCTACCGCGACATGGCCGCCGACGGCGATCTCCCGTTGCGCGTCCGGATCGACTACTGGAGCGACCACCTCGAGGCACTCGTCGAGGTCGGAGTGGGGACGAACGACGGCGACGGGCGCGTCCGGACCGGCGCGATCAAGTCCTTCTCCGATGGGAGTTTCGGGAGTCGGACGGCGAAGTTGCGGGAGCCGTATGCGGACGCCGGTCGCGACGACGCCGCCGAACTGGCAACTTCCGACGACGCGACCGACGAGCGTGGGCAGTGGGTCGTCGACCCCGCCGACCTCGACGACCTCGTCGAGCGCGCCGACGCCGAGGGATTCCAGCTTTGCGTCCACGCCATCGGCGACGACGCGATCGAGGAGACGCTGTCGGCCCTCGAGTCGACCGCCGATCCCGACTGCTCGCGCCACCGGATCGAACACGCGGAGCTGGCGACCGACGACCACCTCGAGCGCATGGCCGAGGCCGGGATCGTCGCGTCGATGCAGCCGAACTTCCTCCGCTGGGCGGCGGCGGGTGGGCTCTACGACAGGCGGCTGGGCGAGGGCCGACGCGATCGGACGAACCGGTTCCGCCGAGTCCTCGAGGCGGGCGTCACCCTCGCGTTCGGGTCGGACTGTATGCCTCTCGACCCGCTATTGGGGGTCCAGCATGCGGTGAACGCGCCGACGGACGCACAGCGACTGTCCGTTACGGACGCACTCCGTGCCTACACACAGGGCGGGGCCGAGGCCGGTTTCGACGGCGATCGGCTCGGGGCCCTCGAGCCCGGCACGCGTGGGGATCTGGTCGTGCTCGAGGAGTCTCCGTGGGCCCACTCGGATCGGATCGACGAGATCGAGGTCACGATGACGCTCGTCGACGGCGATGTGGTCTTCGACGACCGACCGACGTGACCGTCGCCCCCTTCTGGGGAGTCGATTTTTGTCGCTGGGGAGCAACGGCGGGAGCATGGACGTTGGACTCATGGTCACGTCGTTCGGCGACGTGAATCTCGGGGATATCGCCGTTCGAGCCGAATCGCAGGGATACGACGCCGTCTGGGTCGGCGAGCTCTGGGGCGAAAGCGGCGTGGTGCAGGCAACCGAGATGGCCTGCCGGACCGACGAGATCGGCATCGGCACCGCGATTTTGAACGTTTACTCCCGGTCGCCGGCCGTCCTCGCGATGACGGCCACCTCGCTTGCCCGTGCCTCCGAGGGACGGTTCACGCTCGGGCTCGGGACGAGTACGGCGACCGCAGTCGAGGGCCTCCACGGAATGGCGTTCGATCGACCGGTACGGCGTGCTCACGAGACGATCGAGCTGATTCGCGAGTTCACCGCCGGTACCGGCGAGGCCGTCGAGTACGAGGGCGAGGTGCTCGAGGCGGCGAACTTTCCGTCGGTCGAAACCGATGTCCCGATCTACCACGCCGGACTCGGGCCGGCCAACCGGCGCGTCGTCGGCCGACTGTGCGACGGCTGGATCCCGCACAACATCCCCTTCTCGCGCCTCGAGGACGCGTTCGAGGAGGTCGCGACGGCTGCGCGGGAACGCGATCGGGAGCCCGACGAGATCACGATCGCACCCTACGTTCCGTCGGCGGTCAGCGAGGTGCCGGCCG contains:
- a CDS encoding SMR family transporter, with amino-acid sequence MNPYAILTGAILSELLGTTALKLSEGFSRPLPSLGVLVGYGLAFYLLSLTLEELPVGIVYATWAALGIVGIVSVGVVAFDERLDGAAVIGVGLILAGVYCLNIVSDVSAH
- a CDS encoding DUF5817 domain-containing protein, with the translated sequence MYAVVGCSECSNLWIIEGRSETTQCPRCGSRRAYEKRKKFVETDDVAHARDVRASMLANRQGEGEAFAELDSFRALEDDVADGVVDDDEYLEEAGLDVDEIDAAGDRDPRGPTRSGSKKEIVERALERLEEPTEADVVDYAAERGVGADSVRTILEKLTRRGVVSESRGRYRLL
- a CDS encoding ATP-binding protein, coding for MAQRWLRTNAARLVGAFGTALFLLAVGHHATEFSTHDGMGPILAVVLDGAPALGLVFVGYRLSDSDLSTDGRWTVWLWCLAGAVLIGAVMGATVLVRTLEGRTIAEPVFPLLVAVEAGAIAGSVAGYYNARARADARQAERVTDAFVFVNTLIRHDLRNDLNVIQGYADSMATAPEPDADDPTVILEKTAEALTRIETTEAIADVLIGDPDFEPIDLAAITAEMATRVDETFEVDVTTDLPERACVTANPGLRSVVDNVLENAAEHNDADEPRIHVEVTVASETVRLSVRDNGPGIPDARKGAIFETSADGSTGGLSLVGTLIDGYGGTARIEDNDPRGTVFVVELPRATDPNSNDDPVDAVETARSRAAG
- the hmgA gene encoding hydroxymethylglutaryl-CoA reductase (NADPH); the protein is MTDPEELAERVREGDLRIHELEDHADYDTAARARRLFIERETGTELEAIGEYAFPAEQADPNIENMIGAAQVPMGVVGPVPVNGEGTSPTSQNSPSSANDGGAADGEHYLPLATTEGALLASVNRGLSVIGAAGGADARVTKNGMTRAPVFRVGGVVEAAETVEWVEANFEALREAAESTTSHGELLDIEPYVVGDSVYLRFAYDTKDAMGMNMATIATGEACELVEAETPASLVALSGNLCSDKKPAAVNAVEGRGRSVTADAVIPGDLLEERLHTTADAIAEANTRKNLIGSAKAGSLGFNAHAANVVGAAFLATGQDEAQVVEAANTITTMDAREREDGSTDLYASVSLASLEVGTVGGGTTLSTQSEALEILGLRGGGDPPGSNADALAEIIAVGALAGELSLLGALSSRHLASAHEDLGR
- a CDS encoding amidohydrolase; translated protein: MTEAADRLLIDAEVHTLTEPDSVHEAVAIRDGEIVRLGATDELEFLAGVETDVIDCGGRVVLPGFIDAHTHMEQLGQHLVHADLSTAASAGECVDLLRADADDDPDREWVLGFGYDESEWSAADSTPLTRTELDRVSEERPVVAMRVDLHTASLNTVALERLADDLPDADLRHEDGEPTGVAVEDAATVVRERLTADCEEMRTLLAAATADAVERGVTGVHDKVRGSVAPRVYRDMAADGDLPLRVRIDYWSDHLEALVEVGVGTNDGDGRVRTGAIKSFSDGSFGSRTAKLREPYADAGRDDAAELATSDDATDERGQWVVDPADLDDLVERADAEGFQLCVHAIGDDAIEETLSALESTADPDCSRHRIEHAELATDDHLERMAEAGIVASMQPNFLRWAAAGGLYDRRLGEGRRDRTNRFRRVLEAGVTLAFGSDCMPLDPLLGVQHAVNAPTDAQRLSVTDALRAYTQGGAEAGFDGDRLGALEPGTRGDLVVLEESPWAHSDRIDEIEVTMTLVDGDVVFDDRPT
- a CDS encoding LLM class flavin-dependent oxidoreductase translates to MDVGLMVTSFGDVNLGDIAVRAESQGYDAVWVGELWGESGVVQATEMACRTDEIGIGTAILNVYSRSPAVLAMTATSLARASEGRFTLGLGTSTATAVEGLHGMAFDRPVRRAHETIELIREFTAGTGEAVEYEGEVLEAANFPSVETDVPIYHAGLGPANRRVVGRLCDGWIPHNIPFSRLEDAFEEVATAARERDREPDEITIAPYVPSAVSEVPADARETLRRHVAYYVGSGEGYRRAVATAFPTAADRIAEAWREGDKRAAASAVTDDMIADLGVAGTPEEARDQLRTLVAETGIDHPIVVVPEPASSEVTETTIEALAPDRL